The region GCCTTCCGGCCAGATCACGGGGATCGCTGCGTCTTCCGTGTGGCGCCTTTCGGTATTCTGGTCGATTTCGGTATCGATGGCGCCGGGGCACAACGCATTCACCGTGATCCCGTCCTTGCCGAGTTCGAGGGCAAGTTGCTGCGCCATCGCTAGCTGGGCGGCTTTGGTAGCGGAATATGCTACGGCACCGGCCGTCGTGAAGGTACGCGTGCCGTTGATCGAACTGATTATCACGATGGCCCCAGCTGCACTCTTGCGCAGAAGTGGCACCGTGAGGTGCAGCGTGAGATAGGTGCCACGAAGATTGACCTCGATCGTGCGATCCCATTCCGCCGGCTGGAGTTCGTCGATCGGGGCCCACACGCCGTTTATGCCTGCATTCGCGACGACGACATCGAGACGCCCGAAGCTGTCTGCGAGCGTCGCGATCGCCTTGCGCATGAGGCCTTCGTCCGCGACATCGGCGACCAGGGGCACTCCCCTCGCGCCGAGACCCTGGATCTCTTCAGCGACACGGGACACTTCGTCGCCCGTGCGGCTCAGGACCGCAACAGTCGCACCTTGCCTCGCAAAGGCGAGCGCCGACGCGCGGCCTATGCCGGAGCCAGCGCCCGTGACCAGCACCACCTTGTCATGTAGCATTCACCCTACCCCACCTGTCGCAAATGCAGTCGATCCGGGGTTTCAACGCCGTCCACATGGCTAAGTTCCCGCGTTGCCGAGAGGCGGAACCAGCGCGCCCGTAAGGCGTTCTCGACAGGTTAGACCCGCTACCCCGGAAAGGATCCGCCCGTGGCAAAGCAAATCACTTCCACCAGATTGAAGACGAAAACTCCCGACAGGAGGAGCGCTGTACCACCCCGGCGTCGCAATGTTGCGGAACCGCAGGTTTCCGCCGCCGATCGGGTGGATCTCCCCCTGAAGAAGGAACCCGTCGATGAAGTCATTGTCCCCGCTTCGGTCAATGGCACAGATCTTTCCACTGGCCGACCATAGAAAAGGGGACCGCGAATGCGCGTGAGGGACGTCATGTCAGCCCAGGTGTACACGATTTCTCCGAGCGACACGGCCCAGTCGGCAGCGCGGCTCATGGCAGCAACGGGCGTGGGAGCATTGCCCGTGGAAGCCGCCGGCGTAGGCGCCGTGATCGGGATCGTTACGGATCGGGATATCGTTCTTGCCACCCTGTCGAAGGGCCGGGCGACGTCTACGACAGTCTGCGAATTCATGACGGTCTCGGCTGAAGTTTGCGAGGAGACCATGGACATACACTCCGCCGCCGACAGGATGGCACGACTACAGCTCCGGCGGCTCGTGGTGGTGAATGACGCGCACCAGGTGGTCGGCGTCCTTTCGCAGTCCGACCTAACTTACGCACTGCCGGAACTCACAGACCGCTTTGCGCAGAGCTCGATCGCCCCGCGAGAAAGGAGCGTGCCGTGAGAACACTGTCTACCGACCGGTTCTGGGACGAGGCCGTGACCCTTGAAGGGAATGCACAGGTGTTGAGCGTCAAGAGCACCAGGGATGCGGTCCTGTGTCTCAGGTATTACTGGGCTCTTGCCGACGGGAAAGCAAAGCGACTCGCGCTGGCCGCTTGCGACGATGTGATCAGCCGCGACAATTTGCCGGATCGCGCCAAGGCAGCTTTCATAGAAGCTGCCAAAGAGGCGGGCTATCGCGTCAACTCGTGGATGCCCGTCTGACGTCTTCGAACCAATCAGGTCTTCTAGAGAGCGATGTTGATCGCGTCCGGGGTGAAACATGAGCGATGCCCGACTGGAATGGATAAGGAAGCGCGCCTACGCGATATGGGAGGCGGAGGGCCGACCGCACGGGAGGGATGCTCAACATTGGGAGCAGGCGTCTCGTGAACGTGACGATCTCGAACGTGTTGCCCTTCCTGACTACCTGGAAAAAGGAAAGAAGCCCCGGAAGGCTCAGAGCGCGCCAAGATCATCAGCGACAAAGGTTGCAACCAAGGCCGACAAAGAAACAGAAGTGCAGGCCGGTGCAGAAAAGAAGGCGCCCGCGGCGCGGAAAAAGAACGCAAGCGCGCCTCCTACCAAGTCTGCCTGACGTCCAACTGCCCGCTCCTTACGGATTCGGCAGTTGCGCGGGCGTTAGGGGCACGGGCGGCGGCGGAGCCTGCGTATCAGATGCTGAAGCATCCGGTTCTCGTCGGCCAGAAGGCCCTTCGGCAGCTTGACCGAAAACCCGCGCGCTTTCGCGCCGACAGGCATTGTCTCCCCAGCCAGTTCGAGGATATGCGGATGGATATAGCTCGATCGACAGATGGCCGGCGTGTTGTGCAGGACTGCCGCCGCCGCCTCGGCCATCTCCTTGATGGTCGGACGCCGCCCTTCGTTCAGGGCTGACGCAGCTGCGGCATATGCAGCGACGCTTCCAGCCCAGGTGCGAAATGTCTTTGCCGACACCGGAATTCGCGCGATCTCCGCCAGATAGCCGTTCAACCGACCCGAATCGATGGGGCGGACTGCGCCATCATTATCGCGCCAGACGAACAGCTGATGGCCCGGCAGATCGGCGATCGCTTCCAGCAGCCGTTGCAGCCGCGGTCTGCGCAGGATCCTGCGGACCCGCTTTCCTCCCTTGGCCATGAAGCGGAGTTCCGCGCTTCCATCAACGATCCTCAGATGGCGCTTGAGAAGGGTCGTCGCACCGTAGGTATTGTTCTGTTCGGTATAGGATCTGTTGCCGACACGAAGGTGGGCGTCATCAAGCAGCATTGTCAGCGCCGCCAGAACGGTCGTCATTTCGCCGGGCACCCCTTCGGCGTGGCGTGCGACGCACCGGCGGATCCGCGGCAAGGCCTTGCCGAACGCTATCAGCTGTCCGAACTTGTCGCCACTGCGCAAGGCCTGCCAGTCCTTGTGGTAGCGATACTGTTTGCGGCCGCGCGCATCCAGCCCCGTTGCCTGGAGATGTCCGTTCTCCTCGAGGCAGATCCAGACATTCTCATAGGCCGGCGGAAGACCAAGGGCGGCAATGCGGGCCCTTTGTGTCGGATCCTTCAGCAGGCTTCCGTCCGGCAGCGTGTAGCAGAACCCCCTTCCCTTCCGTCGACGCTTTATGCCCGGTTGGGAATCGGACACATAGACAAGCCCCGTATCGGTAAACGGCGCAGTTGACGAGGATATCGTGGCGAACATCAGTTTGTCGGGTGGTGAAGACCTGAGAACCACCGCCTCCGCTATTTGACCGGTTCTCCCTGGGGCGCGAAGACCGCCACGCTCGCCGCATAGACCATCGTCGGACTATCCGCTTCGTGGATCGCCATCGCCTCTTCCGCTCCGGTATCCATAACCCTCTGCCATGTCCTGGTGTTGTTCATATCGGGCAACGTAAACTGACAGTCGCCGCCGGCATTGAAGACCATGAAGATCTGGTCGGCCGGGGCCCCGTCGGAAGCGGAACCTCTCGCGAGGTAGACGCCGAGGACGCGGAGCTCGCCCTCGTTCCAGCTGTCGTCACTCATGTGGCTGCCATCGGGCCGGTACCAGGCGATGTCGACAAAATCGTCTTCTCCGCCCTCGCCCGTGAGAAAACGCTCCTGACACAGCGCGGGATGGGCCTTGCGAAAGGCAACGGTATCTCTGCAGAACCCAGGGAAGGAATCGTCCAGACCCTGCCAGTCGATCCAACCGATTTCGTTGTCCTGGCAATAGGCGTTGTTGTTGCCGCCCTGGCTGCTTCCGACTTCGTCACCGCCGAGAAGCATGGGAATGCCCTGACTGAGCAGAAGCGTAGCGATCATGTTCCGGCGGCGCCGTGCCCGCGCGGCATTGATACCGTCGTTGTCGGTCAGGCCTTCGGCGCCCATGTTATCGGAATGATTGTCGGAGTGTCCGTCCCGGTTGTCCTCGCCGTTCGCCTCGTTGTGCTTGTCGTTGAAGGAGACCGTGTCCATCAACGTGAAACCGTCATGGGCGCTCAGCAGATTGATCGATGAGGTTGCGCCGCGATCGGAATGGTTGAATTGTACCGCCGAGCCGGTAAGCCGTTGCGCGAGCTTCGGCACGAGCCCGCCCTCGCCCTTCCAGAACCGACGCACGTTGTCGCGATACTTGTCGTTCCACTCCCGGAAAGGTGGGGGAAATCCACCGACCTGGTAGCCGCCGTCGCCAACATCCCACGGTTCGGCGATCAGCTTGACGCCCGCCAGTATCGGATCCTGGCGTATTGCATCGAAGAAGCCGCCCTCCCGGTCGAAGGCGACGTGTCGCGCACGCCCGAGCGTGCTTGCGAGATCGAAACGGAAGCCGTCGATGTGCATCACGCCAACCCAGTAGCGCAGGCTGTCGAGGACCATCCGAAGAACCATCGGATGCGCCACGTTCAGCGTATTTCCCGTGCCCGTCGTATCGAAGGTATGGCGCGGGTTCTCCGGCGACAGGCGATAGTAGCTGAGGTTGTCCAGCCCCCTGAAGCTCAGTGTCGGACCCCGCTCGGACCCTTCCGCCGTGTGGTTGTAGACCACGTCCATGATCACCTCGATGCCGGCCGCATGGAAGCGTTTGACCATGGTCTTGAATTCGGTGATGTCCCTGCCCGCCATGTAGCGCGGCTGGGGCGCAAAGTATCCGAGGGGTTGATAGCCCCAGTAGTTGCGGAGATTTCTGTCCAGGAGATAGCGGTCGTCGACGAAGTACTGGATCGGCAGCAGTTCCACGGCGGAAATGCCCAGCTTGGTCAGGTGTTCGATGATGGGATCACTGCACATGCCGAGGAAGGTGCCCCGCAGCTTTTCCGGAACTCCGGGATGCGTCATCGTCATCCCGCGGATATGTGCCTCGTAGATGATCGTTTGCGTCCAGGGCCGCCGGATCGCCTTGTCGCCATCCCAGTCGAAAGCCGGATCCTGCACCACGCCCTTGACCATGAAGGGTGCACTGTCCCGGTCGTCAAACGACAGGTCGTTGTTCCGAGCCCCGATCCTGTATCCGAACAGGGCGTCGTCCCAGAGCAGCTTGCCTGTGGTCTGCTTCGCGTAAGGGTCCAGCAGAAGCTTGTGGGGATTGAACCGGTGACCGGTCTTCGGATCGTACGGTCCGTGGACACGGTAGCCGTAGACCGTTCCCGGGCCGATCCCCGCAATGTATCCCGACCAGATATCGCCCTCGCGCTTGGGAAGCGCAAGGCGGGCGGTTTCCTCCGTTCCATCGCTGGAAAACAAGCACAACTCGACCTTTTCGGCATGGGCCGAAAACACCGCGAAGTGCGTCCCCGCACCGGTATACTCAGCTCCGAGTTCAGGCTTCAGGAAGTCGAGTTCCGAGAATGAAAGACTCATGGTCGCCTCATCGGTTCGTCATGCTTGCCTGTGAAATCACCGTGCCCAACGGACACCATCCAACGCGATGAGCCGGAAAAGGTTCCCGCTGCTCAGGTCCGGGCAAATGGACAGGGAACTTTTCGTGCGGCGGAAAGTTGCGGTCCGGTCACATGGGGAACGTCGGTCTATATCCCCGTGGCCCAGCATAGGGAGACAGCACCAGATGACGGACGCAGCGCCTCTCGACGACGCTCGCGGCAATTTATGGGGCGCCCGTTTCGTCGGTGCCGATGTCGCCCGGTTCCGACTGTGGGCGCCAGCCGAAGCAAACGTGACGCTGGTGGTGAACGGCCGGGGCCGGCCGATGGAGAGCCGACCCAGGGGATGGTTCGAGCTGACGGTGGAATCTGTGAAATCCGGAGATGCCTATTTCTTCCGTCTGGCGGATGGGACGGCAGTCGCCGATCCTGCTTCCAGGCAGCAGCAGTCGGATGCCACCGGCCCCTCCCTTCTTGTCGATAAAAGCGCCTATGTCTGGAAGAACGGGCACTGCAGCCGTTCGTGGAACCAAGCCGTTCTCTACGAGATCCATATCGGCGCGTTCACTCCGGAGGGTACGTTCCAGGCAGCGATAGGCATGCTGCCCCGCCTGCGCGACCTCGGCATAACCGTCATCGAGGTCATGCCGATTGCACAGTTTCCCGGTGGGCGGGGTTGGGGCTACGACGGTGTGCTGCTGTATGCGCCTCACACGTCCTACGGTACGCCCGACGACGTGAAGGCTTTCGTGGATGCCGCACATGGGCTTGGCATCGCCGTCGTTCTCGACGTGGTCTACAATCACTTCGGACCGGAAGGTAACGCCCTCCCTCGCTACGCTCCCGCTTTCTTCCGGAAAGACGAACCGACTCCTTGGGGACCTTCGATCGCCTTCAACGAGAAGCCGGTAAGACGCTTCTTCATCGAGAATGCCCTTCAATGGCTTGGCGACTTTCGCTTCGACGGCCTGCGCTTCGATGCGGTCGAACATATCAGCGATACGGGACCGCGCCCCTTTCTCGAAGAGTTGGCCGAGGAACTGCGGCGGGCCTTTCCGCTTCGCGAGCCCTACCTCATCGTGGAAGACCAACGCAGCCGACGCAGCCTGCTAAGGCGGCGTGAGGATGGATCCGCGCCGCTCTATACGGCCGGCTGGAACGATGACCTCCATCATGTGCTTCATGTGATCGCCACGGGCGAAGCCATAGGTTACTACGAACCTTTCAGCAAAGACCGCTGGCCAATGCTGGCGAGCGCCCTTGCAGATGGCTTCATCTTTTCCAAGGAGGGCTCGCTCG is a window of Sinorhizobium sp. BG8 DNA encoding:
- a CDS encoding SDR family NAD(P)-dependent oxidoreductase; this translates as MLHDKVVLVTGAGSGIGRASALAFARQGATVAVLSRTGDEVSRVAEEIQGLGARGVPLVADVADEGLMRKAIATLADSFGRLDVVVANAGINGVWAPIDELQPAEWDRTIEVNLRGTYLTLHLTVPLLRKSAAGAIVIISSINGTRTFTTAGAVAYSATKAAQLAMAQQLALELGKDGITVNALCPGAIDTEIDQNTERRHTEDAAIPVIWPEGDIPVTHGKPGLPEDVADAVVFLASPAARHITGIPLWVDGGQSLLR
- a CDS encoding CBS domain-containing protein; translated protein: MRVRDVMSAQVYTISPSDTAQSAARLMAATGVGALPVEAAGVGAVIGIVTDRDIVLATLSKGRATSTTVCEFMTVSAEVCEETMDIHSAADRMARLQLRRLVVVNDAHQVVGVLSQSDLTYALPELTDRFAQSSIAPRERSVP
- a CDS encoding DUF982 domain-containing protein — protein: MRTLSTDRFWDEAVTLEGNAQVLSVKSTRDAVLCLRYYWALADGKAKRLALAACDDVISRDNLPDRAKAAFIEAAKEAGYRVNSWMPV
- a CDS encoding DUF2934 domain-containing protein, whose product is MSDARLEWIRKRAYAIWEAEGRPHGRDAQHWEQASRERDDLERVALPDYLEKGKKPRKAQSAPRSSATKVATKADKETEVQAGAEKKAPAARKKNASAPPTKSA
- a CDS encoding DNA topoisomerase IB produces the protein MFATISSSTAPFTDTGLVYVSDSQPGIKRRRKGRGFCYTLPDGSLLKDPTQRARIAALGLPPAYENVWICLEENGHLQATGLDARGRKQYRYHKDWQALRSGDKFGQLIAFGKALPRIRRCVARHAEGVPGEMTTVLAALTMLLDDAHLRVGNRSYTEQNNTYGATTLLKRHLRIVDGSAELRFMAKGGKRVRRILRRPRLQRLLEAIADLPGHQLFVWRDNDGAVRPIDSGRLNGYLAEIARIPVSAKTFRTWAGSVAAYAAAASALNEGRRPTIKEMAEAAAAVLHNTPAICRSSYIHPHILELAGETMPVGAKARGFSVKLPKGLLADENRMLQHLIRRLRRRPCP
- the glgX gene encoding glycogen debranching protein GlgX, with the translated sequence MSLSFSELDFLKPELGAEYTGAGTHFAVFSAHAEKVELCLFSSDGTEETARLALPKREGDIWSGYIAGIGPGTVYGYRVHGPYDPKTGHRFNPHKLLLDPYAKQTTGKLLWDDALFGYRIGARNNDLSFDDRDSAPFMVKGVVQDPAFDWDGDKAIRRPWTQTIIYEAHIRGMTMTHPGVPEKLRGTFLGMCSDPIIEHLTKLGISAVELLPIQYFVDDRYLLDRNLRNYWGYQPLGYFAPQPRYMAGRDITEFKTMVKRFHAAGIEVIMDVVYNHTAEGSERGPTLSFRGLDNLSYYRLSPENPRHTFDTTGTGNTLNVAHPMVLRMVLDSLRYWVGVMHIDGFRFDLASTLGRARHVAFDREGGFFDAIRQDPILAGVKLIAEPWDVGDGGYQVGGFPPPFREWNDKYRDNVRRFWKGEGGLVPKLAQRLTGSAVQFNHSDRGATSSINLLSAHDGFTLMDTVSFNDKHNEANGEDNRDGHSDNHSDNMGAEGLTDNDGINAARARRRRNMIATLLLSQGIPMLLGGDEVGSSQGGNNNAYCQDNEIGWIDWQGLDDSFPGFCRDTVAFRKAHPALCQERFLTGEGGEDDFVDIAWYRPDGSHMSDDSWNEGELRVLGVYLARGSASDGAPADQIFMVFNAGGDCQFTLPDMNNTRTWQRVMDTGAEEAMAIHEADSPTMVYAASVAVFAPQGEPVK
- the treZ gene encoding malto-oligosyltrehalose trehalohydrolase, whose product is MTDAAPLDDARGNLWGARFVGADVARFRLWAPAEANVTLVVNGRGRPMESRPRGWFELTVESVKSGDAYFFRLADGTAVADPASRQQQSDATGPSLLVDKSAYVWKNGHCSRSWNQAVLYEIHIGAFTPEGTFQAAIGMLPRLRDLGITVIEVMPIAQFPGGRGWGYDGVLLYAPHTSYGTPDDVKAFVDAAHGLGIAVVLDVVYNHFGPEGNALPRYAPAFFRKDEPTPWGPSIAFNEKPVRRFFIENALQWLGDFRFDGLRFDAVEHISDTGPRPFLEELAEELRRAFPLREPYLIVEDQRSRRSLLRRREDGSAPLYTAGWNDDLHHVLHVIATGEAIGYYEPFSKDRWPMLASALADGFIFSKEGSLADGGEQDLCLPSTAYVNFLQNHDQTGNRAFGERLTTIADSSLISVLTAMLLLVTQIPMLFMGEEYGETRPFHFFANYAGDLAAAIREGRKKEVENFGGIGEGKSAEDLPDPISAQTFEDSKLDWNRAASPDGRRTTDFVRRLIALRQSFIAPLLIQSSGVRAEIHPTADGTVAIDWPFSQGVLRLRANLTSREAALPPARGEIVANVDGTGTWRRDRIVGRPGIVVTLDPPEAT